In Labilithrix sp., a single genomic region encodes these proteins:
- a CDS encoding cbb3-type cytochrome c oxidase subunit I produces MAAITTTPGAHHDAEDPNASFLEKKGLMSWLVTLDHKRIGIMYLISVMIAFALGGIFALLVRAELLTQGKTLMDADTYNKMFSLHGVVMVFLFIIPSIPAAMGNIILPIQLGAKDVAFPRLNLLSLYIYWFGACFGLYSMINGGVDTGWTFYTPYSSSDPALGGVGSSTSVIPMTLAAFIMGFSSILTGVNFIATVHKMRAPGLTWRRLTLFTWALYSTSIIQVLATPVLAITLLLLTMERFLGLGIFDPRLGGDPVLFQHFFWFYSHPAVYIMIVPGMGVVSDIIATFSRREPVGYMAIAASSLGLALLGFLVWGHHLFVAGMSEYATMVFSALTFLVAIPSGVKVFNWVATLYKGSISLQSPMLWALSFIFLFTIGGLTGLFLGMLAVDVHLHDTYFVVAHFHYVMVGGTVMGFVGGLHYWWPKFTGKMYDEAPAKAGWFFVFVGFNITFIAQFIMGSRGMPRRYYDYLPEYEIFHQISTVGSWVLGFGFVIILYVLVKSLMSGKPAPRNPWGSAALEFQTPTPPPTFNFVKDPVLTRGQYDYQLATEDELYEGFDDPLFPGIRGGKPAAKPAAAAEGEKE; encoded by the coding sequence ATGGCAGCGATCACCACGACTCCCGGCGCTCACCACGACGCTGAAGATCCGAACGCCTCCTTCCTCGAGAAGAAGGGGCTGATGAGCTGGCTCGTGACGCTCGATCACAAGCGGATCGGCATCATGTACCTCATCAGCGTCATGATCGCCTTCGCCCTCGGCGGCATCTTCGCGCTCCTCGTGCGCGCGGAGCTGCTCACGCAGGGCAAGACGCTGATGGACGCGGACACTTACAACAAGATGTTCTCGCTCCACGGCGTGGTGATGGTGTTCCTCTTCATCATCCCGAGCATCCCGGCGGCGATGGGGAACATCATCCTGCCGATCCAGCTCGGCGCGAAGGACGTCGCCTTCCCGAGGCTGAACCTCCTCTCGCTCTACATCTACTGGTTCGGCGCCTGCTTCGGCCTCTACTCGATGATCAACGGCGGCGTCGACACGGGCTGGACGTTCTACACGCCCTACTCGTCGTCGGACCCCGCCCTCGGCGGCGTCGGCTCGAGCACGTCGGTCATCCCGATGACGCTCGCCGCGTTCATCATGGGGTTCAGCTCGATCCTCACCGGCGTCAACTTCATCGCCACGGTCCACAAGATGCGCGCGCCCGGCCTCACCTGGCGGCGCCTGACGCTCTTCACGTGGGCGCTCTACTCGACGTCGATCATCCAGGTCCTCGCGACGCCGGTCCTCGCGATCACGCTCCTCCTCCTCACGATGGAGCGCTTCCTCGGCCTCGGCATCTTCGACCCGCGCCTCGGCGGCGACCCGGTGCTCTTCCAGCACTTCTTCTGGTTCTACTCGCACCCCGCCGTCTACATCATGATCGTCCCGGGCATGGGCGTCGTCAGCGACATCATCGCGACGTTCTCCCGCCGCGAGCCGGTCGGGTACATGGCGATCGCGGCCTCGTCGCTCGGCCTCGCGCTCCTCGGCTTCCTCGTGTGGGGCCACCACCTCTTCGTCGCCGGCATGTCCGAGTACGCGACGATGGTGTTCTCGGCGCTGACCTTCCTCGTCGCGATCCCCTCCGGCGTGAAGGTCTTCAACTGGGTCGCGACCCTCTACAAGGGGAGCATCTCGCTCCAGAGCCCGATGCTCTGGGCGCTCTCCTTCATCTTCCTCTTCACGATCGGCGGCCTGACCGGCCTCTTCCTCGGCATGCTCGCGGTCGACGTGCACCTCCACGACACGTACTTCGTCGTGGCGCACTTCCACTACGTCATGGTCGGCGGCACGGTCATGGGCTTCGTCGGCGGCCTCCACTACTGGTGGCCGAAGTTCACCGGCAAGATGTACGACGAGGCGCCCGCGAAGGCGGGGTGGTTCTTCGTCTTCGTCGGCTTCAACATCACCTTCATCGCCCAGTTCATCATGGGCTCGCGCGGCATGCCGCGGCGCTACTATGACTACCTCCCCGAGTACGAGATCTTCCACCAGATCTCGACCGTGGGCTCGTGGGTCCTCGGCTTCGGCTTCGTCATCATCCTCTACGTCCTCGTGAAGAGCCTGATGAGCGGCAAGCCCGCGCCGCGCAACCCGTGGGGCTCGGCCGCGCTCGAGTTCCAGACCCCGACGCCGCCGCCGACCTTCAACTTCGTGAAGGACCCCGTCCTCACGCGCGGCCAGTACGACTACCAGCTCGCGACCGAAGACGAGCTCTACGAGGGCTTCGACGATCCCCTCTTCCCCGGCATTCGCGGCGGCAAGCCCGCGGCGAAGCCGGCGGCGGCGGCGGAAGGAGAGAAGGAATGA
- a CDS encoding DUF1275 domain-containing protein, with translation MLTAAAGMVNALAFLATERFVSHVTGTATQLGMSVASFWLGLDVAFVIGSFVLGAMSASYVIDVRGHAGKRPLYALPLFVTAALVGGAGVAGTRGAFGPFGGGADSPADFAFLIVLAFAMGLQNGAVATSTGMVVRTTHLTGPATDLGLSLAELLFGPTERHAHARRHALLRAAKLVAFVSGAALAVPCARAWSYAALLVPAAAIALANALSFVDLRALGRAPHLRFSTRRA, from the coding sequence ATGCTGACCGCCGCAGCCGGGATGGTGAACGCGCTCGCGTTCCTCGCGACGGAGCGCTTCGTCAGCCACGTCACCGGCACGGCCACCCAGCTCGGAATGAGCGTCGCGAGCTTCTGGCTCGGCTTGGACGTCGCGTTCGTGATCGGCTCCTTCGTCCTCGGCGCGATGTCGGCGTCGTACGTCATCGACGTGCGCGGGCACGCGGGCAAACGTCCGCTCTACGCGCTGCCGCTGTTCGTGACGGCGGCCCTCGTCGGCGGCGCCGGCGTCGCGGGGACGCGCGGGGCGTTCGGACCGTTCGGCGGAGGCGCGGACTCGCCGGCGGACTTCGCGTTCCTGATCGTCCTCGCGTTCGCGATGGGCCTCCAGAACGGCGCGGTCGCGACGAGCACGGGGATGGTCGTCCGCACGACGCACCTCACCGGACCGGCGACGGACCTCGGTCTGAGCCTCGCGGAGCTCCTCTTCGGTCCGACCGAGCGTCACGCGCACGCGCGGCGCCACGCGCTCCTGCGCGCCGCGAAGCTCGTGGCGTTCGTGAGCGGAGCGGCGCTCGCGGTGCCGTGCGCGCGGGCATGGTCGTACGCCGCGCTCCTCGTGCCCGCCGCCGCGATCGCGCTCGCGAACGCGCTCAGCTTCGTGGACCTGCGCGCGCTCGGCCGCGCGCCCCACCTCCGCTTCTCCACCCGCCGAGCGTGA
- a CDS encoding carbonic anhydrase, whose translation MQKLVQGNQAFRRDVFRTNAALFERLARGQKPETLFITCADSRVDPNLITQSRPGDLFTLRNAGNIVPPHGPPSSEAATVEFAVLGLGVRDVIVCGHSDCGAMRALLDPRAAADVPALRAWLAHARPAIDAPDVEAAARANVVAQLANLRAHPSVAAAEARGELRLHGWFYRIGTGEVLAYDARRRSFEPLPELHEAA comes from the coding sequence ATGCAGAAGCTCGTCCAAGGCAACCAGGCCTTCCGGCGCGACGTCTTCCGCACGAACGCAGCGCTCTTCGAACGGCTCGCGCGCGGGCAGAAGCCGGAGACGCTGTTCATCACGTGCGCAGACTCACGCGTCGATCCGAACCTCATCACGCAGAGCCGCCCCGGCGACCTGTTCACGCTCCGGAACGCGGGGAACATCGTCCCGCCGCACGGCCCACCCTCGAGCGAAGCGGCGACGGTGGAGTTTGCGGTGCTCGGCCTCGGCGTCCGCGACGTGATCGTCTGCGGCCACTCCGACTGCGGCGCGATGCGAGCGCTGCTCGATCCCCGCGCCGCCGCCGACGTGCCCGCGCTGCGCGCCTGGCTCGCGCACGCGCGCCCCGCGATCGACGCACCGGACGTCGAGGCGGCCGCGAGAGCCAACGTCGTCGCGCAGCTCGCGAACCTCCGCGCCCACCCCTCCGTCGCGGCCGCCGAGGCGCGCGGCGAGCTGCGTCTGCACGGATGGTTCTACCGCATCGGCACCGGCGAGGTGCTCGCGTACGACGCGCGGCGCCGCTCGTTCGAGCCGCTGCCCGAGCTCCACGAGGCGGCATGA
- a CDS encoding cytochrome c oxidase subunit 3 family protein, producing the protein MSSEATAGAHAGDHGDGHGDGHGHHGPKWLAHHFDTPAQQFDAAKLGMWVFLAQELLFFSGLFVAYGVYRSWYPEMFKAASHQLDKIMGGTNTIVLLFSSFTAAMAVRSSQLGKQKETGRYLLVTILCAFGFLVIKYFEYQHKFEAGLLPSRYFHPHMDHLVAGSAPLPANTGTFFGIYFMMTGVHGVHVIVGIGVLIWIYLRNQRGDFSKEFFTPVDIAALYWHLVDLVWIYLFPLLYLV; encoded by the coding sequence ATGAGCAGCGAAGCGACCGCCGGCGCACACGCGGGCGATCACGGCGACGGCCACGGCGACGGCCACGGGCATCACGGCCCGAAGTGGCTCGCTCACCACTTCGACACGCCGGCGCAGCAGTTCGACGCGGCGAAGCTCGGGATGTGGGTGTTCCTCGCGCAGGAGCTCCTCTTCTTCAGCGGTCTCTTCGTCGCCTACGGCGTCTACCGGTCCTGGTACCCGGAGATGTTCAAGGCGGCGAGCCACCAGCTCGACAAGATCATGGGCGGCACGAACACGATCGTGCTCCTGTTCTCGTCGTTCACCGCCGCGATGGCGGTGCGCTCCTCGCAGCTCGGCAAGCAGAAGGAGACGGGGCGCTACCTCCTCGTCACGATCCTGTGCGCCTTCGGCTTCTTGGTGATCAAGTACTTCGAGTACCAACACAAGTTCGAGGCGGGCCTCCTCCCGAGCCGCTACTTCCACCCGCACATGGACCACCTCGTCGCGGGGTCGGCGCCGCTGCCCGCGAACACGGGCACGTTCTTCGGGATCTACTTCATGATGACGGGCGTGCACGGCGTGCACGTCATCGTCGGCATCGGCGTCCTGATCTGGATCTACCTCCGCAACCAGCGTGGCGACTTCTCGAAGGAGTTCTTCACGCCGGTCGACATCGCGGCGCTCTACTGGCACCTCGTCGACCTCGTGTGGATCTACCTCTTCCCGCTCCTCTACCTCGTCTAG
- a CDS encoding PAS domain-containing protein, with the protein MAQTPSHVVGIGASAGGLEALERFFDHVESETRMAFVVVQHLSPDFKSVMDELLRRHTDLPVHLVEEAMPVEAGHVYLIPPKKEMIISGGKLHLSERDRLQELTLPIDVFFRSLAQDCGPRAIAIVLSGGGSDGSRGIRAVHDAGGLVVVQDTESAQFNGMPKTARDAGVAHWILRPDEMPQVIAEHARSGGTSQSPAEPTGFDGVYQMLQHEFGIDFTHYKPSTVTRRIERRLKLARAADLDAYIDRLRAERGELDVLYRDLLIGVTRFFRNEEAFTMLEQKILPELAKSKKKGDPLRVWVAGCATGEEAYSVAILLHELASRSDGLQVKLFATDVHRGSLEIAARGIYNEEAIANVSPERLERYFWRHGKAYQIVPDLRQLIVFAPHDVIRDAPFTRVDLVTCRNLLIYLQPPAQQKVLSLFHFALNRGGVLFLGPSETLGTSSADFETLDRHWHFYRKFSDVRIPVETRVRPARPITLAQTSPPTGRLVPAALLATYDTLLEELMPPSLLVSERGELVHVFGGASKFLVLRDGRPGLDVRDVLDDELKVIVGGGIQRALRSDDALVFRNVREHKITVRKVRSAAGAAHVLVSFEPEPEDVRTVTPRAETEIDVKQISSDQIGQLENELSVTKENLQAAIEELETSNEELQAANEELLASNEELQSTNEELQSVNEELYTVNAEYQRKITELTELTNDMDNLLSSTDIGTIFLDRKLRIRRFTPRVADAFNLLPQDVGRSITTFASNIEHPDLATDLARVVETGEPVEREIHDRAQHAFLLRILPYRAKGTVDGAVVTLIDVRSLKAAENALREAVNRRDQFLAMLSHELRNPLGAIVTATTLLDENEDVRESGGKFLSILKRQSAQMARLLDDLLEASRVTQNKIELKRRVLDLRTVAREAVDVVRSVMDARGIALVAELPSEPVWVDGDATRLQQIQVNLLNNAAKYTPRGGHVRLSLGVEERRAIVRVVDDGAGISADMLPNVFDLFVQSKRTLDRSEGGLGLGLTLVRALVTMHGGDVTAASEGEGKGTTMTVRLPLASAPAHSESQGARERGRRLEDGALVIVVEDSPDACEMMCELLAQAGLDCRSANDGPSGLDLIVASRPAAAIVDVGLPGMDGFEIARRVRARPELTGIFLVALTGYGRAVDRERALESGFDEHIVKPVDPEKLVRLLGRRRAFASR; encoded by the coding sequence ATGGCACAGACCCCGAGCCACGTCGTTGGAATCGGAGCTTCCGCCGGAGGGCTCGAGGCGCTCGAGCGGTTCTTCGATCACGTCGAGAGCGAGACGCGGATGGCGTTCGTCGTCGTCCAGCACCTCTCGCCCGACTTCAAGAGCGTGATGGACGAGCTGTTGCGCCGTCACACCGACCTGCCGGTGCACCTCGTCGAGGAGGCGATGCCGGTCGAGGCCGGCCACGTCTATCTCATTCCGCCCAAGAAGGAGATGATCATCTCCGGCGGGAAGCTTCACCTGAGCGAGCGCGATCGGTTGCAAGAGCTGACGCTCCCGATCGACGTGTTCTTCCGTTCGCTCGCGCAGGACTGCGGACCGCGCGCGATCGCGATCGTCCTCTCCGGCGGCGGCAGCGACGGCTCGCGCGGCATCCGCGCCGTGCACGACGCCGGCGGCCTCGTCGTCGTGCAGGACACCGAGAGCGCGCAGTTCAACGGCATGCCGAAGACCGCGCGTGACGCCGGCGTCGCGCACTGGATCCTGCGGCCCGACGAGATGCCGCAGGTCATCGCCGAGCACGCCCGCTCGGGCGGCACCTCGCAGTCCCCGGCGGAGCCGACCGGCTTCGACGGCGTGTACCAGATGCTCCAGCACGAGTTCGGCATCGACTTCACGCACTACAAACCGAGCACCGTCACGCGCCGGATCGAGCGCCGCCTCAAGCTCGCGCGCGCCGCCGATCTCGACGCGTACATCGACCGGCTCCGCGCCGAGCGCGGCGAGCTCGACGTCCTCTACCGCGACCTCCTCATCGGCGTGACGCGCTTCTTCCGCAACGAAGAGGCGTTCACGATGCTGGAGCAGAAGATCCTGCCCGAGCTCGCGAAGTCGAAGAAGAAGGGCGACCCGCTCCGCGTCTGGGTCGCCGGCTGCGCGACGGGCGAAGAGGCGTACAGCGTCGCGATCCTGCTCCACGAGCTCGCGAGCCGGAGCGACGGCCTCCAGGTGAAGCTCTTCGCCACCGACGTGCATCGCGGCTCGCTCGAGATCGCCGCGCGCGGCATCTACAACGAGGAGGCGATCGCGAACGTCTCGCCCGAGCGCCTCGAGCGCTACTTCTGGCGCCACGGCAAGGCCTACCAGATCGTGCCCGATCTGCGGCAGCTCATCGTGTTCGCGCCGCACGACGTGATCCGCGACGCGCCGTTCACGCGCGTCGACCTCGTCACCTGCCGCAACCTCCTCATCTATCTCCAGCCGCCCGCGCAGCAGAAGGTGCTCTCCCTCTTCCACTTCGCGCTCAACCGCGGCGGCGTGCTCTTCCTCGGTCCGAGCGAGACGCTCGGCACCTCCTCCGCCGACTTCGAGACGCTCGATCGTCACTGGCACTTCTACCGGAAGTTCAGCGACGTTCGCATACCGGTGGAGACGCGCGTCCGCCCCGCGCGGCCGATCACGCTCGCGCAGACGAGCCCGCCCACCGGCCGCCTGGTCCCCGCCGCGTTGCTCGCCACCTACGACACGCTGCTCGAGGAGCTGATGCCGCCGAGCCTCCTCGTGAGCGAGCGCGGCGAGCTCGTCCACGTGTTCGGCGGCGCGAGCAAGTTCCTCGTCCTCCGCGACGGACGGCCGGGCCTCGACGTGCGCGACGTCCTCGACGACGAGCTGAAGGTCATCGTCGGCGGCGGCATCCAGCGCGCGCTGCGGTCGGACGACGCGCTCGTCTTCCGTAACGTCCGCGAGCACAAGATCACCGTGCGCAAGGTGCGCTCCGCCGCGGGCGCGGCGCACGTGCTCGTCTCCTTCGAGCCGGAGCCCGAGGACGTCCGCACCGTGACGCCGCGCGCGGAGACCGAGATCGACGTGAAGCAGATCTCGAGCGACCAGATCGGTCAGCTCGAGAACGAGCTCAGCGTCACGAAGGAGAACCTGCAGGCCGCGATCGAGGAGCTCGAGACGAGCAACGAGGAGCTCCAGGCCGCGAACGAGGAGCTCCTCGCGTCGAACGAGGAGCTCCAGAGCACGAACGAGGAGCTCCAGAGCGTCAACGAGGAGCTCTACACCGTCAACGCCGAGTACCAGCGCAAGATCACCGAGCTGACCGAGCTCACGAACGACATGGACAACCTCCTGTCGAGCACGGACATCGGCACGATCTTCCTCGATCGCAAGCTCCGCATCCGCCGCTTCACCCCGCGCGTCGCGGACGCGTTCAACCTCCTCCCGCAGGACGTCGGCCGCTCGATCACGACCTTCGCGAGCAACATCGAGCACCCCGACCTCGCGACCGACCTCGCCCGCGTCGTCGAGACCGGGGAGCCGGTCGAGCGCGAGATCCACGACCGCGCGCAGCACGCCTTCCTCCTCCGCATCCTCCCCTACCGCGCGAAGGGCACCGTCGACGGCGCGGTCGTCACCCTCATCGACGTCCGCTCGCTGAAGGCGGCCGAGAACGCGCTCCGCGAGGCGGTGAACCGCCGCGATCAGTTCCTCGCGATGCTCTCGCACGAGCTGCGCAACCCGCTCGGCGCGATCGTCACCGCGACGACGCTCCTCGACGAGAACGAGGACGTGCGCGAGAGCGGCGGGAAGTTCCTCTCGATCCTCAAGCGGCAGTCGGCGCAGATGGCGCGCCTCCTCGACGACCTGCTCGAGGCGAGCCGCGTCACGCAGAACAAGATCGAGCTGAAGCGGCGCGTCCTCGACCTCCGCACCGTCGCGCGCGAGGCGGTCGACGTCGTGCGATCGGTCATGGACGCGCGCGGCATCGCGCTCGTCGCCGAGCTCCCGTCCGAGCCGGTCTGGGTCGACGGCGACGCGACGCGCCTCCAGCAGATCCAGGTCAACCTCCTCAACAACGCGGCGAAGTACACCCCGCGCGGCGGGCACGTGCGGCTCTCGCTCGGCGTCGAGGAGCGACGCGCGATCGTGCGCGTCGTCGACGACGGCGCCGGGATCTCCGCCGACATGCTGCCGAACGTCTTCGACCTCTTCGTCCAGTCGAAGCGCACGCTCGATCGCTCGGAGGGCGGGCTCGGGCTCGGGCTCACGCTCGTGCGCGCGCTCGTGACGATGCACGGCGGCGACGTGACGGCCGCGAGCGAAGGCGAAGGGAAGGGGACCACGATGACGGTGCGCCTGCCGCTCGCGTCGGCCCCGGCGCACTCCGAGTCGCAGGGCGCGCGTGAGCGGGGGCGGCGCCTCGAAGACGGCGCGCTCGTCATCGTCGTCGAAGACAGCCCCGACGCGTGCGAGATGATGTGCGAGCTCTTGGCGCAGGCCGGCCTCGACTGCCGCTCCGCGAACGACGGACCGAGCGGCCTCGACCTCATCGTCGCGAGCCGGCCCGCCGCCGCGATCGTCGACGTCGGTCTGCCGGGGATGGACGGCTTCGAGATCGCGCGGCGCGTGCGCGCGCGGCCGGAGCTCACCGGCATCTTCCTCGTCGCGCTCACCGGGTACGGCCGCGCGGTCGATCGGGAGCGCGCGCTGGAGAGCGGGTTCGACGAGCACATCGTGAAGCCGGTCGATCCCGAGAAGCTCGTCCGGCTCCTCGGGCGGCGCCGCGCTTTCGCCTCAAGGTGA
- a CDS encoding cytochrome C oxidase subunit IV family protein, whose protein sequence is MAHEATHAPKEDGAVHAHISSAGFYMMIFAALIGLTILTVGQSYVDLGRANLIVVILIATTKASLVVSFFMHLRYDNKFNALIFISCIFFIGIFFAYTMNDTERRGELDADQNVKILQKTGEEAPGGFVPNTPASGHADEHGAAPAPSGAAPAGGDHH, encoded by the coding sequence ATGGCACACGAAGCGACCCACGCACCCAAGGAAGACGGCGCCGTCCACGCGCACATCTCCTCGGCCGGCTTCTACATGATGATCTTCGCGGCCCTGATCGGGCTGACGATCCTCACCGTGGGCCAGTCGTACGTCGACCTCGGCCGCGCGAACTTGATCGTGGTCATCCTGATCGCGACGACGAAGGCGAGCCTCGTCGTCTCGTTCTTCATGCACCTGCGCTACGACAACAAGTTCAACGCGCTCATCTTCATCTCCTGCATCTTCTTCATCGGCATCTTCTTCGCCTACACGATGAACGACACCGAGAGACGCGGCGAGCTCGACGCGGATCAGAACGTGAAGATCCTGCAGAAGACGGGCGAAGAGGCCCCCGGCGGCTTCGTCCCGAACACGCCCGCGAGCGGCCACGCCGACGAGCACGGGGCGGCCCCGGCTCCGAGCGGCGCCGCCCCCGCCGGCGGCGACCACCACTGA
- the coxB gene encoding cytochrome c oxidase subunit II produces MFLQPVPSDNFQLPPSMADTAPPIDKAYDFIFWFSVVFFVAVNAAMIYFVMKYKRRKGVRPEPTGHFMKLELFWTITPTIFIFFLFHAGFTGYIRNATAAEGATEIRVRAKKWSWEFEYPSGDRAPAELTLELNRPYKMIISSEDVLHSFYIPEFRMKRDAVPGQYSFIQFTPTVAGDAHVFCAEYCGTSHSGMLATVKILPPEQYKEWEKTLGKCTGTPEECKPEKWGETLFVKNGCPTCHGAGGTGDIAGSKSPGPKLVGLFGHQENTTAGPVTADENYIRESILRPNAKIVAGYQTVQMPPFVFKDDQLDAIIAYIKSLK; encoded by the coding sequence GTGTTTCTTCAACCCGTCCCGAGCGACAACTTTCAGCTCCCGCCGTCGATGGCCGACACCGCGCCGCCGATCGACAAGGCGTACGACTTCATCTTCTGGTTCTCGGTCGTGTTCTTCGTCGCGGTCAACGCGGCGATGATCTACTTCGTCATGAAGTACAAGCGCCGGAAGGGCGTGCGGCCGGAGCCGACCGGCCACTTCATGAAGCTCGAGCTGTTCTGGACGATCACGCCGACGATCTTCATCTTCTTCCTCTTCCACGCCGGCTTCACCGGCTACATCCGCAACGCCACCGCGGCGGAGGGCGCGACCGAGATCCGGGTCCGCGCGAAGAAGTGGTCCTGGGAGTTCGAGTACCCGAGCGGCGACCGCGCCCCGGCCGAGCTCACGCTGGAGCTGAACCGTCCGTACAAGATGATCATCTCGTCGGAGGACGTCCTTCACTCCTTCTACATCCCCGAGTTCCGCATGAAGCGCGACGCGGTGCCGGGGCAGTACTCCTTCATCCAGTTCACCCCCACCGTCGCCGGCGACGCGCACGTCTTCTGCGCCGAGTACTGCGGCACCTCCCACTCCGGCATGCTCGCGACGGTGAAGATCCTCCCGCCCGAGCAGTACAAGGAGTGGGAGAAGACGCTCGGCAAGTGCACCGGCACGCCCGAGGAGTGCAAGCCCGAGAAGTGGGGCGAGACGCTCTTCGTGAAGAACGGCTGCCCGACCTGCCACGGCGCGGGCGGCACCGGCGACATCGCGGGCTCGAAGTCGCCCGGTCCGAAGCTGGTCGGTCTCTTCGGTCATCAGGAGAACACCACCGCCGGCCCCGTCACCGCCGACGAGAACTACATCCGCGAGTCGATCCTCCGCCCCAACGCGAAGATCGTCGCCGGATACCAGACCGTGCAGATGCCGCCGTTCGTCTTCAAGGACGATCAGCTCGACGCCATCATCGCCTACATCAAGAGCCTGAAGTAA